The genomic segment GTCTCCTCTCCTTGCATAAAGGACAAAGCGTCTCCACATTAATGGACCTCCTCCCGAGTTCTCTCTCAGGTTTTCCATAAGAATATGACAAGTTTGAGAGGCAATTTCAGGCTCCAAAGGTTTTTTGGTTTCTTGTCCCCAATATTTAACCAATCACTCTTGTTGAATCTTTGGCTCCATAGAGTGTTGTAAGCTGATTTGATTGAGAACTCCCCATAATAGTCAAATTTCCGCACCACTTTATCATCCTTACTGAAGGAAGAAAATGAGCATGCCAACTGAGTTCTCTCAGAGATTCTCATGTAAGCCTATCATTCCAAGACCTACCATCAAATTTCATCAGGAATTTGATTAGATTTCACGGTGCATTAAAGGTTGACAAGGTCAAAATTCCGGCGTCACCAAATCTAAATATTCTCTCTAGTTACAGACATCTTGGCCAATAAGAATTCCTTTTCATAGCCATGATTAATATGATTTCTTtacaattgaatgaaaatcaatgTGTTTAGAATATTTCGTTTTCAACAATTTTGTCGGTTTGTATTTGTTAATATTCTCCATACTtatttgaatgaaaaataaaCGTGCAAAGACCCTTGATTGAATGAAATAAACCTTCATTGAATGAAAGCGTTTTAGAAGATTTTGTTCATGATCTCTTTTTACTGACTGATAAGTACTTTTGAGCTGATTTTATATATCACATTAAAAAGACTAATCGAACGAAAATTAGAAACTTTAATCGGAAAATCTCTCTTAGAAATAAGGGCGATAATTGTAATTTTCATTTCTTATGAGAGTTGACCTGAATTCAATAAGCCTAATGTAACTTCTGCGGTAAGAAGTCTCTGGATATCCCAAAACTTCTAAAAAAAAGGGCCAAAATTGCTATCAATTCTGGGCCTTTTAAGACCTCCTGTTTGGAACTCCGTTTCTTTGACTTCCGTATGGGAATATTTGCCACGTGTCTGAACTTTTAGTCATTTTTGAAGGGTACAGCTAAAAGTTACAGATAGACAGACAAACACCGTTTTTTTAGTAACCTATATTCAATTATATTCATAttattgttttagttatttaaattaaaaaaaatttaatttagttattaaaatttgTATTCGCTTCACAGTTAAATTGATAACTGAGTTTTCTTAATTGGTACAGTAACATATTTAGTCTTTAATACttatatattctattaatttgattctaattttaaataatttaataaattgaactcttcacatttataaattttattaatttgatcttcaaaatttctaattaaagtttttaacttttaagagacatttcacatttataaatttgtaaaactcaaaaaagaaaaaaaatttctaattgtGCAAATATAACATAGTTGTAATATAAATAAAGAGTGGTACTGGTGGTAAAATTTATAGTCTCAAAATGTAGCAAAGAGTTAATGTAGCTATGGGTGAAGGAGTGTTTCATGGAAATTGAAGATTGTACTCTATCACTCTCGTCGAAATACAAAGCAACTTGGGTGGAAATGTATGGATTTCCTTTGCATGTGTGGAATTACACCAACACTTAAGAAGAAGATATCAGAGCTATGGGGGATTGGAGGTGGTGATACCTTGAACTTTCATGAATTCTACATTGTTGATTGTGtcgaaaattatgaaaatttgtgGTGCTACAATTTGAGTGCTGAAGTCTGGGGCTTGAAGAAAATTGGGAGCAAGGTTATTTCTTGGAATGTCTGCGATGCTCAAAAAGCTAGTCAGaaacaattattttatagatGTGACATGCTTTTGATTCAAGAAACAAAGAGCGATGGATTAGCCAATTGGTTTTTTTTAGTTTCACAAATTTATAGAAGTGGGATATTTATGATTTAAAAGTTGAAAGCTATAATTAAGAAGTTAGAAGATCAATttgatagaatttttaaatacgaagggttaaatttattaaattgtttaaaattaagataaaattgatagaatatgtaagtgCTAATGACTAACtgtattattataccaattagaaaaagacttttcattattaatttaacGGCGTGTAATCAAAACAAGAATGATACAAATTTTAGtacctaaattgaaaatttttaaaattagatgaccaaaataaaaatacaaacataGTTGAGTGACCGtttctataatttatttataaggTTTTATTAAATGCCtattggtttttaaaatttttttgtctaCATTGgtatttatactattaattatCTCATATTCTCAGCTAAAAAACCAATATCAATCAATGAAAATGTGATGGTGAGAATGGGATACACCACTTGCTTTAATTCATTGCCTGGAAGCTTTGCCTAATGATTTTGTAATTTGTGCTACTCATCATCCTGTTTTGGCATCTGTCAACAATGAGTTCCCCTGAGGCAaccaatgatttttttttttaatctttcttttgccCTTTGCCTATAACCATGATGATACTGTCAATTAATCAGTATGACGTGACTGACTCTTTTACCCATTATAATAAACTATATATTCTCCTTTGGAGAGAATGATCAAATACAGCAACAAAAGTGGAATCTAATGCTTAAatcaatcattttaataaaaaagaaaacattttcttTAGTATAAAAAAGAAAGACATCTTTAAATGTCGAATTAGGATCTCATTTATATATGGAATGCAGTATGAACATGGCGTTTCCAATTTGACAACCAATAAAACCATCAACCTGCGTGTgggtttaaaaagaaagaagagtgGGGGGTTAAATCACAGGCTGGCCCCATGTTATATTCCCCTTCTTTCAATTCTTAACCCATGTGATTCACTCTTACCTGTCTAAGCACCCAACAGATCCTTTATTTTCAAGTTTGGACACAAAAACAGCCAACGAATCCTAAATGAGACATAAAACTTGGCACCCTCAAGTTGTGAGATGATGAGCAGCAGCAGCAGAAGAAACAAGACGTATGGAGCATTATTTGAATTGGGTTCAAGCTTTTGCATCCGCTTGGGCTTTCATGTTATTGGTAGGCCTCGTTTGCTGTTGCCTCAGCACACACCCAACCCAACACGGTGACGCTAACAGCACCAACGCCAGCTGCTCTTGTGACGGCGGATATACTGgtgtttgattttctttttctgttttttttttccctctctATTTATACCTTCATTAGTTTAGGCATAGAACATGACTTGATTTTGGGTGATTGTTTTAATGGCATGTTATATAGTTTGCCTAGAATTTACGGTTTCCTCTTTTGTACTGTCATGAATTTTTTGTACAGAACTGTCTTCTGCTTtagaattttatttcttttgttcgcTTTGCTAAGCTGTTAAATTCCTTTTTCATTTCAACTGTTAAAACAAGTTGTATGTTTCTTCACAAAAATGGTGATGGGGTTTCAGCCTGGGTTTTGGGGTAGCTGTATGTTGGATGCTTAGCAATCAGATGAGAAAAAAAGCTAATAATAGCTCAAAGGTTAGTGTGGTGATGGCCTGTCATGGCAGGATGATCCGTAACATTAACTAATgccgttttttttttctttaacttaactATCTGAAGTCGTTTTCTGGAATTTTATTAAGATATGTCCAAGTAGAAAACTTGACCTTTCTAGCAGATTAATTGTTTAAATCTATCACAAAATTATTCCAAACCCAAGTCGAATTACCCAAAACCCAAAACTAACACATTTTGAAAAACCAATCATCAAAGCTAAACAGTCCAAAACTGAAAACCGACACCCAAAAATATTTCGAACCAAAGTAATCCAAAATCCGAATCAACCCGATCCAAGTACATAAGTCGCACAAACAATCCAACTTGCCCAATTGACATGCCTAACATGATCATCATTATTTTTTcaaacattaaatacataatcCATTTTAAAGTTAATTGTGCTTTACATATTATCTTTATAATCCATCTTCAACTTATCAATCATATAAGTCATATACGAATACAAATGCAAACTATATATCTTCATTATATACATCCATATGTTTCTATGCAGAATAAATTTCCAACTGCTTAAATCCACTTAATAGGAGTAGATTCAAGGCTTTAAGCTTATATAAATGTCTATGCCAATGCTTGTTCTTGTTTACCGGTGGAACACAGTTTATTTAACACAATTAAGAATAGACAATCTAAAGTCATTGACCATAATGTAAACAAATCTGCAAAGCATATTCACTAATAAACTAAGCTAAAAAAATGCTCAGCAACCCCTTTCAACTTGGTGATAGGCTCAACAAATCAAAATTGCATATAGATAATTTTTTCCTTGACTTTGCTTTTCAATCATGTACCGTAGCTCCGGTCTCCTGCATCTCCAAGTCCAGGAATTATAAACCTGACACCAACGAAACCACAGTTGTCAAATATAAAATCTTCTCACAACAACCATAAGCCAAGTCCGGTGGAAAGAGCAACCTTACCCTTTCTCATTAACAGTAGGATCGATAATTCCAGTATATACATGAAGCCTGAAAATCAGAAAACCAGtagaaaaaaaacatttaaatgcTATAAAACTGTCCAAGTTTTCTCTACATGGAAACTACATTCGGAATTTAATTACCCAGGGAATTTCTCGCTCAGCTTTTGAAGGGCTGGAGGAGCCGCCAGAGCAGATATCTGTTATAGAGCAGCACACTTCATTAGTAAAGTGTTTCCGTAGTCTGCATATACTTGGTATGTGGGAGATTTAATGGCTGAAGCTTGACGCTAATAGGGGCTCAATCTAAGAGTTTTGTCTAGAAACTTCTAAAAGAGGTCATGGTCTTCTAATATAACTATGTATTAGTTGAACAAGCGAGCAATATAAGATACTATTTATATGCATTTTAGCACGAGGCAATGAGAATTTGATATCATAAACTAAATGCATTAGTGATTAACTGAAATATTTAACAACGAACATGTATACCTAAGAACTTCCGAAATGTAAATACAACTGAAACTAAAAAGGATTCTTCCAAATTATTTACCACTTTAATTTGCTTGTTGTCAACTCCACGTTCCTTTATGAGGTTGAGTGCAGCCACAATTGTGccacctaaaatttttaacacaaaaattAGCTAAAGTAGAACAATTAAAACGCAAAGCACACATCTGTAATAATTTGAGATACACAAGTACAAGGAAAATAGGTATATTTATTGACATTGAGGGAAAATGCCAGAAAGTTTAATAGTTATACAGGATGGATATAATATAAGATATCAATATGTTGGATGAAGATTAGAACCTGTTGCTAGCATAGGATCTACCACAAATATTCGAGATCCTTCAGGAAATTTGTCAGGCAACCTACAGAGGAAATTAATATAAGTTACACACACTATAACATAAGTAACGGTAAACAGCCACTAATGAGACTTAACAAGAAATTAAGTCGGCACTGAAGCAAGGCAAAAAGATGAAATCAAGCTAATCAAACTAAAATGCTACAGTTTACTTCAACTAGAAGGTAAAGTTCCAATTGATCACAATACCAAGAAAAGTGAAGTGAATTCTTACTTATTAAGATAAACACTTGGCAAGAGTGTCTCTTCATCTCTGCTTAACCCTTCATACATGAACCCACAAGCAATCAACCATAAAGAAGGTGAGGGGATAAAAGCTACAGTCTTAACTAACAAGTAGGAATCAAAAGCTGGGCTGGGAGGTGGACGGGGAGAACTTGGTAGCTTTTACACCAAGCTTACCTAAATGGTATGTTTTTGTAGCTGGCAATATGGATGATGCGTGTTCAGCCAAAGCAAGACCAGCTCTTAGGATTGGAACAATCtgataaactaaaacaaaaaggTATTAGATACTGACTTAACATAAAATTTTCTGCTCAACCAACTCAGAGAGACATCAGGAATAAAAAAGCTGGAGCAAAAACTAACCGCCAAAGGTTCCCTTGGATCGACAAATTCAACTGAAGCAATAGCCATTGGCGATTGAATCTCTCCTGTTACAGTAGGCTGGCAGCAGTAAACCCAAAGATACATATAAGTTCCAAGAAATGCCACTACAATTTAGAATGAACATAGATGATTTTTCCCAAAGCATAAAAAGGAAAGGCATTCACAACATAATAACTTACCAGCCAATCCCTTGAAGCTTCATACATAAGTAGCCTCCCCAACTCAGCCATGGCATTTTCTgataaaaagaaagaacaaaaattgATATTGAGATCTTATCCTATCCAAGACAAGCTTATTATAATCTAAATTCCAAGAGAACTCACTGAAAATGGGGCAAGGAGTTTGCTCATTTCTCAAAACCGAAATCCAGTGCTTAATTAACGGATGTGGAGGCACAAACACCTTAAAagaaacattattaaaaaaaatccaaactcAAAAACAAGAAACTACGTCGTATTTAGGAAAACAGAAACCAAAGGTAAAGAAGAAAACCGACCAGCATTCTATCATCGGAAATAGGCTTTTCCTCGGTGGCCATATGAGAATTGACTGTCACAAAGCCCATCCGTCGCCTCCGCAGCCACCGAGAAGTGGATATAGAAAGcttttaaagaagaaaaagagaagattaGTGGAGATTTTGGTGAATGAAATGGCGCTAAGAGAATAAGAATACAATAAAATAAGGGTGGGGATTGAAGTTTCACCTTAAAGGGATGGCTGGGGTGGGTATGGGAGTGGGGTTTAAAAGGAGGAATAAGGAGCGTAGGGTTTTTGA from the Gossypium hirsutum isolate 1008001.06 chromosome D09, Gossypium_hirsutum_v2.1, whole genome shotgun sequence genome contains:
- the LOC107891077 gene encoding uracil phosphoribosyltransferase, whose translation is MACRINFNLRCPSSHTPRFVPLKNPTLLIPPFKPHSHTHPSHPFKLSISTSRWLRRRRMGFVTVNSHMATEEKPISDDRMLVFVPPHPLIKHWISVLRNEQTPCPIFKNAMAELGRLLMYEASRDWLPTVTGEIQSPMAIASVEFVDPREPLAIVPILRAGLALAEHASSILPATKTYHLGLSRDEETLLPSVYLNKLPDKFPEGSRIFVVDPMLATGGTIVAALNLIKERGVDNKQIKVISALAAPPALQKLSEKFPGLHVYTGIIDPTVNEKGFIIPGLGDAGDRSYGT